In Planctomycetota bacterium, one genomic interval encodes:
- the msrB gene encoding peptide-methionine (R)-S-oxide reductase MsrB: MQRGQPSQPGAGQPAPVVDAEGNPLPTTLEGWQQRLTPEQFQVARLKGTERAFTGKYWNTKTKGTYRCICCGEPLFRSDEKFDSGCGWPSFNAPIDAKQGDVKGKVVAEHDDFSFFMHRTEVTCRKCGAHLGHVFNDGPPPTGLRYCINSASIVLEEDKAGAADKPDADEPKPEQPPQPPAPGPKRGR, translated from the coding sequence ATGCAGCGCGGGCAGCCTTCCCAGCCCGGTGCCGGCCAACCGGCGCCGGTGGTCGATGCCGAGGGCAATCCCCTGCCGACCACGCTCGAGGGCTGGCAGCAGCGGCTCACCCCGGAGCAGTTCCAGGTGGCGCGGCTCAAGGGCACCGAGCGCGCCTTCACCGGCAAGTATTGGAACACCAAGACCAAGGGCACCTACCGCTGCATCTGCTGCGGCGAGCCGCTGTTCCGCTCCGACGAGAAGTTTGACAGCGGCTGTGGCTGGCCGAGCTTCAACGCCCCGATCGACGCCAAGCAGGGGGACGTGAAGGGGAAGGTCGTTGCCGAGCACGACGACTTCTCGTTCTTCATGCACCGCACCGAGGTCACCTGCCGCAAGTGCGGCGCCCACCTCGGCCATGTGTTCAACGACGGTCCGCCGCCGACCGGCCTGCGCTACTGCATCAATTCGGCGTCGATCGTCCTTGAAGAAGACAAGGCGGGGGCGGCCGACAAGCCGGACGCCGACGAGCCGAAGCCGGAGCAGCCGCCGCAGCCCCCGGCGCCGGGGCCGAAGCGCGGGCGCTGA
- a CDS encoding peptidylprolyl isomerase, whose amino-acid sequence MAARDAEAKADDLPRVKITTTKGDIVVELFENEAPNTVANFIALVENGTYAGTPFHRVIGGFMAQGGDPKGTGAGGPGYAIACECYEPGARKHFRGSLSMAHAGKDTGGSQFFLTFRPTEHLDGKHTVFGRIIEGMDVLPKLIRTQDPVGQTVPGIKPDRIVKAEVIRKRDHEYKPETLPDPKKGG is encoded by the coding sequence ATGGCCGCTCGAGACGCCGAGGCCAAGGCCGACGACCTGCCGCGCGTGAAGATCACCACCACCAAGGGCGACATCGTCGTCGAGCTGTTCGAGAACGAGGCGCCCAACACCGTCGCCAACTTCATCGCGCTGGTCGAGAACGGAACCTACGCCGGCACGCCGTTCCACCGCGTGATCGGCGGGTTCATGGCCCAGGGGGGCGATCCCAAGGGCACCGGCGCCGGCGGACCGGGCTATGCCATCGCCTGCGAGTGCTACGAGCCCGGGGCACGGAAGCACTTCCGCGGCTCGCTGTCGATGGCCCATGCCGGCAAGGACACCGGCGGCTCGCAATTCTTCCTCACCTTCCGCCCCACCGAGCACCTCGACGGCAAGCACACCGTCTTCGGCCGGATCATCGAAGGGATGGACGTACTCCCCAAGCTGATCCGTACGCAGGACCCTGTGGGCCAGACGGTGCCGGGGATCAAACCCGACCGGATCGTGAAGGCCGAGGTGATCCGGAAGCGCGACCACGAATACAAGCCCGAGACTCTCCCCGATCCCAAGAAGGGGGGCTGA